GGACGAATCCACGGGGAAGGGGACGTCGGCCGCGCAGATGTCGACAACGGGCGTCTGGGGGGAGCGCGACCCCGCCGAGGCGACCGCCGAACGGGGGCGGAACATGACCGAAGCCTCCGTGGACGCGGCTGTGGCGTTCATCGAGCGATGGAACGAGCTGAGGCCCCCGGGCACGGGGCGGTAACGTCCGGCGTTGACCCGAACGGAGCCCAAGGATTAGGTTTTGCGCGGCGTTCCCGGGCTTGCCTGCGAATCCGTGCCAGCCATGGATGAACGCGACGGAGTCCCGCACCATCCCCACACACGCGCTTCATGTCCAAGTATTCCCGACGTCCTGGCCCGGGAGGGCCGGCCCCCAGCGCCCCCGACGAGGACGATCTTTTTACCAGCCGGGTCCTCGAACTCACGGTCTGGGCGCAGAACAACGCCCAGACCCTGATCTTCGCGGGCATCGTGGTCGCCCTCGCCATAGGCGCCACCGTCTACTACTTCAATTTCAGCGAGACGCGCGAAGACCAGAGCGCTCTCGAGCTTGAGCAGATCCACCAGGTCGTGGGAGTGGTCAGCACCGAAGAAACTCTCGCCGAGCTGAACCGGTTCCTGGAACGCTTCGAAGACGCCGCCAGTACGGCCGAAGCCCGGCTTCTCCTGGGTCAGGTCCAGCTCGAGAACGGCAATGTCCAGGGCGCCATCGACGCGCTGCAGCCGCTCCGCGGCCGTCTCGGGGAACCGGTGGCGCTGCAGGCCGGCTTCCTTCTGGGCGCCGCCTACGAGCAGCAGGGCCTGCAGGACGAAGCCGTGGCAACCTATCTCGATATCGCCGACGAGACCGACCTGGGCTTCCAGTTGCGCAACGCCCTCTCCGACGCGGCCCGCGTGCGCGCGGCGCAGGGTCGCTACGCCGAGGCCGAGGATCTGCTGGGCACTCTCCTGGACGAACTGGACGCAGCCGACCCCGGCCGCGGCGTCATCGAGATGCGCCTGGCTGAGATGCGCGCTCGCCGGACGTCGTCCGGGGGTTGAACTCCCGGGGCGCCTCGGCGAGCGACTGCCCAGGCCCGAGCCAACCCGTCTCTCCGCTCGCCGTCCGCACGTACAGGTAGTCGCCGAAGCGGCCAATCACCGGCACTTCGGTTCCCGCGTCCAGTCGAGCCAGCCAGGCCGAGTCGTCCGTGGGCGCGGCAAGCACCGAGCGCGCCGCCGCCACGGTTTCCCGCGCGAAGGGAGCCGCGACTGGTTCGATCAGGCGTGCGGCCACGTAACCTGTTGTGCCGTCGGGCAGACGGGCCCGGAAGAAGCTCCCCGTGCCGGCGAGA
The genomic region above belongs to Gammaproteobacteria bacterium and contains:
- a CDS encoding tetratricopeptide repeat protein yields the protein MSKYSRRPGPGGPAPSAPDEDDLFTSRVLELTVWAQNNAQTLIFAGIVVALAIGATVYYFNFSETREDQSALELEQIHQVVGVVSTEETLAELNRFLERFEDAASTAEARLLLGQVQLENGNVQGAIDALQPLRGRLGEPVALQAGFLLGAAYEQQGLQDEAVATYLDIADETDLGFQLRNALSDAARVRAAQGRYAEAEDLLGTLLDELDAADPGRGVIEMRLAEMRARRTSSGG